Part of the Vitis vinifera cultivar Pinot Noir 40024 chromosome 13, ASM3070453v1 genome is shown below.
AGAAGAGagcaaataaagttattttatttatttatttttaataggaaaacagaaaatatgTATAAAGCACTTAATAGAAGGGCACACAAAAGCATGCCCAACAAAAACAAAGTAATTTTAATGCTTCATTTTAACCTCCAGTTacattttaaatactttttttttcctttgttttttttacagcaaaaaagaaagaaaaagactcAAATGCGCATGAAAATATATATCACATGTACCACATCCTATGAACATCCTATTTCATAATAAGATCAAGATGCAATTCATGTTAGTGGAATGTGTTGACACAAAATGTCTCATATCATACAGTTGTGCCATTTATTGGACAATATCTCATgcacaattttaaaatgtgggGCAAGATTGAAGTCCCTTTGTTATCCCACGTGGCTTATACAGAAGGGAATAGGTATCATAAAACTTAAGTTATATTTAAATCATAAGTGAAGTGCAGGATTAGGTGGCATTTGTTCTTCTATTTGGAATTTGAATAGACCTAAACTTTAACTTAATGCATTCATTTGGatcatatcttttttttaattgatatttgaaAGTTGCTAACTATTACGTATATTTTtacatgctaaaaaaaaaatcagaaaattggTAACTATAGATGCCTTAGCCCTTGCAAACAAATAATAACTatgttttgacaaaaaataGTAATCTAACATATTTCCAAGTATCCAAAGATACTGAAATTTATCATTAGAAAAtgacaaaatcaattaaataccTTAAAGAACACATCTGTAATTTGGTCTTGCATGAACACTTGCAAAAAGtctaaagaaagtaaaaaataaaaaataaataaaattcacttctttcattcaaacatgatttctttttttaataacaacTTTAAAAATAGTCAATAGTAAAAAGTCTGAAATCTCAAAAAAGTTACCTTTCAGACTGAGTTTCAAAAAAATAAGCAAGGTCTTGGTTTTAATAAAACTGATCAAAcatatttcatgagtaagaGCACCACAACATCAAGTTTACGCATAATATAGGAAAAAATAACACTATTATTGATATTAGAGGAGATGAGAATTATTTGTGAACCTGGAACTGAGGGCTATTGAGGCAGCGTCCTATCTGTCTGAAGAGAGGAACCATGCAGCGTTGGAACTCTGCAGATTGTGTTCCCTCCAAAACTTCTTCTAATTCTCCAAGAAAGAGAATCTCCTTTTGACAGTTGATGACAGGCCAATACTTCAATAAACCCCTAATTACAATATCGGCCAGCTTGTAGTCTTTCTCAATAAACTGAGTAATGCAATAGGACAACTGCTGGTGGTACATGGAAATTGACTTTGGCTTATGCAGTGGTATAAGTGCTCGAACAAGGAACAATTTATGTTCCTCTTTCATTGGCAATGCAAACCCATTGATTATACTCCCAAGAATCTCCAACAACTCACCAATCCCACTATGCCTCTGTGTCTCAAATATAAAccgataaaaaatattattaattgcCTTTCTTATAAAGGGGCGATGAACCATAAACTTTCCATATATTCGATGGAGTATAGTTTTCAAATACTCCCGTTCTCTGTGATCCTCTGAGGCAAACAAATCAAGTAGTTTCAAACCAAATGTATGATCAATATACCGCTTTGCAACCTTAGTGTCAGTCTCAGATGACACAACATACCTCAAAAGTAATTCATACACAATTTGCAAGTGAGGCCATGAGGGGTCCAAAGATGTTTCATCCTCTTCAAGTTCCAAATTCTCTGAGCCAGTATTTTCATGAGAAGCAGGGGGTAAACACCGGAAAATATTTACTGAAATCATCCCAATTAACTCCTCTTGCATGATTTCAGACAGTTTACCCGTTCCCGATTGCACAAAATCAACAAGCTCAACAAGGATTTGTCGCTTGATTTCCTTCTCACGAAGAGAATTCATTGGGTCcgaaaaatcaaacaaaaagcAACAGATTTGAATTTTCCTTGAAAACATGTTGGGGCGCTCCGAAACGGGAATATCTCTCAACAAGGGTAAGGGTTCAATCACAGCAGAGGAGGGTGGAGCAACTGCTACAGCCACCGCCTGTTGCACCGAATTGGCGACAGACGAAGAAACCATGGTTCGTGAGGCGTGGTTGACAACAACATTCGATGTAGGAATTGATCCGGTATTTCGATTCCCGGGTGTTCCATACCCATACAAAGCATCTTCGTTAGCCTCTGCTTTGGATACTTTTCGATTACCCCGCTTTATGATTTTGTTAAACATCTCAAACCCCAgcccaaaaccctaaccctagattCCGGCCTACACAGAACCGTTAAAAGAAAGCAACCAACCGGTCAaaacccttaatttttttttttaagtacgaataattgaaagaaaaaaaaaaagcaatagaatttgaaaattttctcagcAGACAAacaggaaaaagaaattaaattattaaaaaaaaaaaaaagaagagtacCTTCTTCGGATCGAATCTGTAAGGAATCAGAACGCGgataaattgaaaattggaaaccATCAGTGAAGGGAAACGAGTTGGATGTGAATTTtgtcggaaaaaggcagaaaaTTTGAGGGCGATATGTATCCGTATAAGAAGATTACGTGTAATTAACTTCAAACCGAGGCCCCAAATTGGGGAATTTTGTTAGATGCCCCAAAACGTGTTCTGGGACACCTATGTGAGCGGGCTTCATTCCTGAACGACGTCGTTCGATCAACCACTCTTCCCCTCCTTTTTAAGCCTAAAGTTAACGACTGCACCCTTCCATCAAGGAAGATTAGGTCTTTTATTAATTGACTAAGAGGATTAAATAATGCTcgtatttatgaatttaacatcttccattatttttacttgaaaattaatcaatttttaccATAAACACCCTTAATTATTTGAAGTATTTAcacagattttaaaaaaaattattatttttataaataaaaaaaagaagggtatttttgtcaaatAAAAGAACTATCATCATtccaaacaatttttaaagtaCCTATAAATAAGTGTGGGTCAATGCACCACTTAATTAATCAAGCAAGTGAAAGCTTTcgagaaattaatttttgttaCGTGTATTTGTTGTtgcattaaataaaatttcttaaaagaataaaacaataaaataaaaataaaaatgtgtaaatattgcaaataatattttattgtgCCTTTTTTGTTGTcttcatttgataaaatatttcattatatcTGGGAAGATGTCACTTActctttacaaaataataatatataatattcatttattttaattttattcatttatattaattttttttagtaataataGTATGACTCAATTAATCTCAAcaaccttcctttttttttttttcttcttgaatttttattagttttttcataataatttaattttaagatactaattttagctttttatttaaaaaatcaataattccAACAAACTGaaattagcatttttttttttttaaatctaacaACCTTgacttattttataatatttgttattttataatttagtacttgtaaaaataattaatttataatcttaatttattattatttataaatgattttattttggaaatattatcaaacacaaaattgataaaaaaaaaagttgattattttttcaattcataaaatcaacgcaattaatttatatatatatatatatatatgatagtataattataaatttgtaatataaaattatgtatttttaaaatctatatttttttatctttggatAATAAAactactattttaaaaatatataaatgtatgAAATCATATTACAATCacgtaaaattaaattttatgtgataaaattaaaaataattattta
Proteins encoded:
- the LOC100241019 gene encoding serine/threonine protein phosphatase 2A 57 kDa regulatory subunit B' alpha isoform produces the protein MFNKIIKRGNRKVSKAEANEDALYGYGTPGNRNTGSIPTSNVVVNHASRTMVSSSVANSVQQAVAVAVAPPSSAVIEPLPLLRDIPVSERPNMFSRKIQICCFLFDFSDPMNSLREKEIKRQILVELVDFVQSGTGKLSEIMQEELIGMISVNIFRCLPPASHENTGSENLELEEDETSLDPSWPHLQIVYELLLRYVVSSETDTKVAKRYIDHTFGLKLLDLFASEDHREREYLKTILHRIYGKFMVHRPFIRKAINNIFYRFIFETQRHSGIGELLEILGSIINGFALPMKEEHKLFLVRALIPLHKPKSISMYHQQLSYCITQFIEKDYKLADIVIRGLLKYWPVINCQKEILFLGELEEVLEGTQSAEFQRCMVPLFRQIGRCLNSPQFQVAERTFFLWNNDHIVSLIAQNRDVIFPIIFESLEKNIRGHWNQAVHGMTANVRRMFLEMDAELFEECHRQYLEKEARAQELEEQRQLTWKRLEAVAAETGGEDMVMVN